A window of Aricia agestis chromosome 3, ilAriAges1.1, whole genome shotgun sequence contains these coding sequences:
- the LOC121740299 gene encoding zinc finger protein 26-like, with translation MTSESLIKKDHNIAYNYEYFQQADVCRLCWNKNAITDLFNKNLKNTSVTNLADKIKQCLEIEISEDLFPKKLCAYCCQQVEKFYVFKVVCQETDKKLQEIVQMYLESSVVKSETIPNEEEHKLFTEFESAEPNSDSTDDDIKPKNRIKINRYKRTPTYCNICRKDLEDASNFIKHNSEHHGIENGLFKCFGCEKMFKNRKARLSHEHHFCKGLTDGYKCASCGRFLPSRRHYETHMRDHRDNVSVDLPEDIFKCKHCFKLFKSKDELNKHILEHGVGKKNFVCEKCGRVFTRQDYLHKHKLTHTGDKQHVCPHCNFRTNQRSSLVVHIRKHTGERPYSCDVCPQRCVSSSNLRAHRRRHLGIKQHECTICGKRFGYKETLAEHVSSAHAPQPQPCPLCPARYTRPRALVRHIRAKHSQQQQLQCDVQNVQCEAQPVQCDVQKLQCDVQQLQCDVQRVQKNAQQGQYDTQPAQQNMQQVQCYTKQVQQVQHNVQQVQSLQQVLLQSEQHIRIPVPADDLQEQDAT, from the exons ATGACTTCAGAGTCCCTAATTAAGAAAGACCACAATATAGCTTACAACTATGAATACTTTCAGCAAGCGGACGTGTGCAGATTGTGCTGGAATAAAAATGCTATAACagatttatttaacaaaaatttaaagaacACATCTGTCACAAACTTAGCTGATAAAATTAAGCAGTGCTTGGAAATTGAGATTTCCGAGGATTTGTTTCCGAAGAAATTGTGCGCGTATTGTTGCCAGCAAGTCGAAAAGTTTTATGTCTTTAAAGTTGTTTGCCAAGAAACCGATAAGAAGCTACAAGAGATTGTGCAAATGTACCTCGAATCATCGGTAGTAAAATCAGAAACCATACCAAATGAAGAGGAACATAAATTGTTTACTGAATTTGAAAGCGCTGAACCAAATTCCGATAGCACAGATGACGATATTAAACCTAAAAATCGCATAAAAATTAACCGATATAAAAGAACACCAACCTACTGTAACATCTGTAGAAAAGATTTAGAAGACGCCAGCAACTTCATAAAACATAACTCAGAACACCATGGAATAGAAAATGGCTTGTTCAAATGTTTTGGTTGCGAGAAGATGTTCAAAAATCGCAAAGCCCGTCTCAGTCACGAGCATCATTTTTGCAAGGGTCTCACTGATGGGTACAAATGTGCCTCCTGCGGAAGGTTTCTCCCGAGTCGTCGACATTATGAGACCCACATGAGGGACCACAGAGATAATGTATCTGTAGACTTGCCCGAAGACATATTTAAGTGTAAACATTGCTTCAAACTGTTTAAAAGTAAAGATGAGTTAAACAAACACATTCTTGAACATGGTGTGGGAAAGAAGAACTTTGTTTGTGAG AAATGTGGTCGGGTATTTACACGCCAGGACTACCTACACAAACATAAACTCACCCATACGGGAGACAAGCAGCATGTCTGTCCGCACTGCAACTTCCGAACCAACCAGAGGTCTTCACTAGTTGTTCACATAAG GAAGCACACTGGCGAGAGGCCGTACAGCTGTGACGTGTGCCCGCAGCGCTGCGTCTCCAGCTCCAATCTGCGAGCACACCGTCGCCGACACCTCGGCATCAAGCAGCATGAG TGTACAATATGCGGCAAACGGTTCGGTTACAAGGAGACTTTAGCGGAGCATGTGAGTTCCGCGCACGCGCCGCAGCCGCAGCCGTGCCCGCTCTGCCCCGCGCGTTACACCCGCCCGCGCGCGCTCGTGCGACACATCCGCGCCAAGCATTCCCAACAGCAACAGCTGCAATGTGATGTACAAAATGTGCAATGTGAGGCGCAACCGGTGCAATGTGATGTGCAAAAACTGCAATGTGATGTGCAACAACTGCAATGTGATGTGCAACGAGTGCAAAAAAATGCGCAGCAGGGGCAATATGATACGCAACCGGCGCAACAAAATATGCAGCAGGTGCAATGTTACACTAAGCAGGTGCAGCAGGTGCAGCACAATGTGCAACAAGTGCAATCACTGCAGCAAGTTTTGTTGCAATCAGAGCAACACATCCGAATACCTGTTCCAGCTGATGATTTACAGGAGCAAGACGCTACTTAA
- the LOC121740300 gene encoding H/ACA ribonucleoprotein complex subunit 4, giving the protein MTEVQQPGIEVFSEKKKKKNKDGVSLGTFQKLGDFKIEPSESVTKLDTAYWPLLLKNFDRLNVRTNHYTPLPFGSSPLKRPITEYIKAGFINVDKPSNPSSHEVVSWIKRILKVEKTGHSGTLDPKVTGCLIVCIDRATRLVKSQQNAGKEYVAVFNLHSAVESIKKVTQGLEKLRGALFQRPPLISAVKRQLRVRTVYDSKLLDYDQERNIGVFWVSCEAGSYIRTMCVHLGLMLGVGGQMIELRRVRSGIQGEKEGMVTMHDILDAQWAYENHKDETYLRRVIKPLEGLLVAHKRIFIKDSAVNAVCYGAKVLLPGILRYEDGIEVDQEIVIVTTKGEAVALAIALMTTSTMASCDHGVAAKLKRVIMERDTYPRKWGLGPKASHKKMLIQQGKLDKHGKPNENTPSEWLNSYVDYKKTEVKETENGTQEESRKRTASIANEDDPNNSVEQKSEKKKKKKKKDSESIAEADTTVDAAVEDAEAPRKEKKKKKKKDKDQEREEE; this is encoded by the coding sequence atgacTGAAGTTCAGCAACCCGGCATCGAAGTGTTTTCggagaaaaaaaagaagaaaaataagGATGGGGTGTCGCTTGGCACGTTCCAAAAGCTCGGTGATTTCAAAATAGAGCCATCGGAGAGCGTCACCAAGCTCGATACGGCGTACTGGCCGCTCCTGCTGAAGAACTTTGACCGTCTCAACGTGCGCACGAACCACTACACGCCGCTGCCCTTTGGCAGCTCGCCACTCAAGCGACCCATCACCGAGTACATCAAGGCCGGGTTCATCAACGTCGACAAGCCCAGCAACCCCAGCTCCCACGAGGTCGTGTCATGGATCAAGAGGATCCTGAAGGTGGAGAAGACGGGGCACTCCGGCACCCTCGATCCCAAAGTCACGGGATGCCTCATCGTATGCATAGACCGAGCTACTCGGCTGGTCAAGTCCCAGCAGAACGCCGGTAAGGAGTATGTCGCCGTTTTCAATTTGCACTCCGCCGTCGAGAGCATCAAGAAGGTTACCCAAGGACTGGAGAAACTGAGAGGAGCTCTCTTCCAGCGTCCCCCGCTCATATCGGCCGTGAAGCGTCAGCTTCGCGTGCGCACCGTCTACGACAGCAAACTCCTGGACTACGACCAGGAGAGAAATATTGGAGTATTCTGGGTCAGCTGCGAGGCTGGCTCATACATCCGTACCATGTGCGTACACTTGGGCCTCATGCTGGGAGTCGGGGGTCAAATGATTGAGCTCCGAAGAGTGAGATCAGGTATCCAGGGTGAAAAGGAGGGTATGGTGACTATGCATGATATTCTGGATGCCCAGTGGGCGTACGAAAACCACAAAGACGAGACGTACCTGAGGAGAGTCATCAAGCCCCTGGAGGGTCTCCTGGTGGCCCACAAGAGGATATTCATTAAGGACAGTGCAGTGAATGCTGTGTGCTATGGAGCCAAAGTTCTTCTACCTGGTATTCTACGTTACGAGGATGGTATTGAAGTTGACCAGGAGATTGTTATAGTGACCACTAAGGGTGAGGCTGTAGCTCTGGCCATCGCTCTAATGACCACATCGACCATGGCATCCTGTGACCACGGAGTAGCAGCCAAACTAAAGAGAGTTATAATGGAAAGAGACACCTACCCCAGAAAATGGGGCTTGGGTCCCAAAGCATCTCACAAGAAAATGCTCATCCAGCAGGGAAAATTAGACAAACACGGAAAACCCAATGAGAACACACCATCTGAGTGGCTGAACAGCTATGTGGATTACAAAAAAACAGAAGTTAAGGAGACGGAGAATGGCACACAGGAGGAGAGCAGAAAGAGAACGGCGAGCATAGCCAATGAGGATGATCCCAATAACTCAGTAGAACAAAAGTcagaaaagaaaaagaagaagaaaaagaaggaCAGTGAAAGTATCGCCGAAGCTGATACAACAGTAGACGCAGCGGTAGAGGATGCTGAAGCGCCCCGTAAggaaaagaaaaagaagaagaagaaggacaAAGACCAGGAGCGGGAAGAGGAATAA
- the LOC121740302 gene encoding DNA-directed RNA polymerases I, II, and III subunit RPABC3, with amino-acid sequence MAGVLFEDIFNVKDMDPEGKKFDRVSRLHCESESFKMDLILDINSWIYPMELGDKFRLVLATTLRENGYPDGGEWNPLETEGNRADSFEYVMYGKVYRIDGDEAGMEPATRLSAYVSFGGLLMRLQGDANNLHGFEVDQHMYLLMKKLAF; translated from the exons ATGGCTGGTGTTTTATTTGAAGATATATTTAATGTTAAGGATATGGACCCCGAAGGCAAGAAATTCGATCGAGTTAGCCGGCTACACTGTGAATCAGAATCCTTCAAAATGGATCTTATTTTGGACATCAATTCTTGGATCTATCCCATGGAATTGGGGGATAAGTTTAGATTAGTATTAGCTACAACGTTAAGAGAAAACGGTTATCCCGACGGTGGAGAATGGAATCCTCTAGAAACCGAGGGAAACCGAGCTGACAGTTTCGAATATGTTATGTACGGAAAGGTTTATAG GATAGACGGCGACGAAGCTGGAATGGAGCCGGCCACAAGATTATCCGCATATGTCTCATTCGGAGGACTCTTGATGAGGTTACAGGGAGACGCCAACAATTTACACGGTTTTGAAGTTGACCAGCAtatgtatttattaatgaaGAAACTAGCTTTTTAA